TGGGGTCGTTGGGATTTCCAACCAATTCCATCCAAGCCAATCGCCATTCTGTAATGCGTAGAGATTTTCCCCCTCTGCATCACGTAATTGAATACCAACGGTCTTTACATTCGATTGATCATGCAGATAAACCCAAACACCGAAATAATCGACTGCTCCCGGGATATTAGTACTGAGGAGATAATCACCTTTTGCCTGGTGTTTCGCTTCTCCAAAAAATTCAAGCGCAGTCGTTCCTGCTTTTGCATCCACTTCGCCGTAAGGCTCATATGCGGTGAATTCCATGTTCCAGTCATAAATAGTCAGAACACCACCCTCTTCCAGAGGATTGAGCAACACTCGCTGCACATCAGTACCCAAACCAGCGATAATGCTATTGGCCGGAATGACATCGGTTGCGATGGGTGACTCGCCAACAACTTCCATTGCGTTAAGATAAGCATAGCCGCCTTGAAGAACCGACAGATTCAAAACGATTTCACCCAGAGCATTGGGACGAACTTTAGCCAGAGTAGCAACTGAGGCATTGTTGGCATTCGGACGGCTACCACTACCGATTCCAGGACCACTGCTAATGAGTGTATCTGAAACGGTGTTAGCGCCCACAGCTTCGTATAAGCCTTCACGAACAGTCGCTATATCTCGTGAACCGAAAATGGTAAATGTGTAAACGAGGGTAGGATCCAAGTTGGATAGGGTCAACGAGCCTCCACCGTTCCATGAATTAACGTAGTAGCAATCACTGACAGCATTCAATTCTGCCAAAGCACCAACGCTTGCGAGCGGATCCAGCGTCCCACTGGCATTCGCACTCCAACCACTGGAAAATGTCAGGGTGATACCTGTATTCTCACCGGAAGTATCAATCAGGTTATGCAGCGGGCTGTAGGTATATACTGGATTCCATGAATTGCCATTAGTGTCAGGCTGAGATGGAGGTGGGTAAAAGAAATCCAACAGCAACTGTTGGGATTTTAAGCAGGAGGCACTGAATAGCACACAAGCAAGAGCCACAATATGTATCTTCATAGATATTTATTATTAGGTGATTGAGATAGGATGCCTAAATCGGCAGGGGACTAATTTACAAAACATATATTTTGTAAATTCATCAAGCAAAATCTTTCATTCCCTCTCAAATTAAAACTACAGTATTTCAGGTAATGCCTGCTGAAAGTTAGTGCTCAACTAAAAGAAAGTAGAAACCACACAAGCCAATGATTTAACAGCCTGCCATATGGTCACGCTTTCGCATCTCACTGACTGACAACGTGATCAGTTTCTTCAAAACATCCAAATCAACGTCACTCAATCGCTTAACATAGAGGCAGGAAACACCGTTTTTGTACTTTCCCATTTTCTCCATAAGGTGGCCGTAGTCATCAAAGCCGGTCATGATGTGAATCGACAAGCTCTTCTTACGTGGTGAAAAACCTGTCAGAAACCACCCTCCCCTGCAACCACTTCGCGTTTTGTAATCGTAATGCCCGAATCCAATAATGGCCTTACCCCACATCTTCGGCTCCTCTCCGGTAAGTTCCTGCATAAGCAAAAGCAAAACTTCACAATCATGACGCTGCTCCGGATCTTCGACAGATTCCAGAAATTGAGCAACGCTCGCATCGTTCTGCTTGGTTTTAGGCTCGTACATGGCAAATCGTGAAGTGCATTAAATGAATTGGCTAATTCATTATGGCCTCTCAATCAAGCGATACTGCTTGACAAATTTCTCCAGACTGCTTTGTTCGAGCGCTTTTCCATAGACAAAACCTTTAACCTTAGACCAATTTCAACATGGGACCGACCTATCGTCCACACCGCGTCAAGCGGGTTCGCAAATGCGGCTATCGCGCACGTATCAAGACCAAAGGAGGCCGCTCCGTCATCGCCGCTCGCCGCCGCAAAGGCCGCAAGCGCTTGACCCAGGTCTAAACGTGACCAAGGGCGGCGAACGTTTCCGTCCCGGGCAACGGCTGCGTAAAAGCGCAGAATTTAATCGCCCGCGCAATCTCGGCTTTACAGCTGACTGCGCGGGTTTTGTTTGCCGAATTCTCCCGCCGATGGACCCAGAGGCCCCGCCAGTGAAGCGCCTAGGTTTGATTGCATCCCGCCGTGTTGGCAATGCAGTGATAAGAAACCGAGCCAAGCGGCTTTTGCGCGAGATTTTCAGAAAAAACCAAGCCGCCCTACCCGAAGCCTGTGATGTTATCATTGTCGTTCGGAGCTCATACGCTCGATATGATTACCACAATCTGGAAGCTCGCTTCCTCAAAGCATGTAAGCGATTTGCCGAGCAATGAAAGCCAAGGAACTTCCAACAAAGTTGGCCATTGCACTGGTTCGACTTTATCAAGTGACGATTTCGCCACTTAAACGGCTTTTTTTCGGCCCAAATGCCGGCTGCCGTTTTTATCCGACCTGTTCGGAGTATGCACGACAGGCCCTTGTTACACATGGACTACTCAAAGGTGGCTGGATGGCACTAAAACGCATCCTGAGTTGCCATCCCTTCCATCCGGGCGGTTTGGATCCTGTGCCTCCGAAAAGCGCATCCAAATGCTGCAACGGCGATGATAAGCACACTACTCAGTCGGAAAAAGTGCTTTTCCCTTGCGGCTCGCCGAAACGCGGTTAATCCCTTCCGGTTTCTCTAATGGACAAGAAGAATACAATTATTGGTATCATTTTACTGGGCGCTGCCTTTGCCATGCTTATCTGGCAGGGCAAAACCGCGCAGGATGCCGCTCAGGAATACGAGCAAACACGCCAAGCTCAAGAGACTTTAGCTGATGAAACCGGACCACAAGGCCCTTCGCAAGGCCTGACCACAGGCAGCAATGGCACTGCTCCAGCGATTCCATCCGCAAACGGTGAAGAATCTGATGGAATTTTTAGTCGAGCAGGCCAGGCAGCCGCAGAGATTGCTCCGACTAAACAGGACGCCCCCGAAGAGCTTTATGTTCTGGAAAATGATTTCGTCCGGGTGACCTTCAGCTCGCATGGTGGTTCAATCAAGAGCGTTGAGTTTGTCCACCGCATGGCTAATGGTAAACTGGATTACCCTGCGACTCTAGACTCAGACACTCCATACATGTTCAATGAGGGGGCCAGCCTCCCTGCCCTTGCAATCAGTCTGGACGCAGATCGGGACGGCGTGCCAGAGGAATATGCGCCTGCTTACCACTTGGAAAAGCAGACTGATTCTACAATCCTTTTTTCGCTTACGACCAAGGAAGGAGGCCGGATCTACCGGGGCTACGCGATCGACAAGCTGAACGCAGATGGAGAATACACCTTTCCCGACCCCTATGTAATTCTTCACGAAACAAAATTCCTGAATCAAACGGATGCTCCTCTGGATCTTAAACGCCTATGGGTCAACGTCGGCACTGCTCCAGCGACCAAGGGAGATACTCGAAACGAATTCCTGAATTTTGGCTATTACAATGGAGCTGATTCAGAATTCATCAAGATGACCAAGTTTACCGGCAGCAGCGGCTTCCTTGGCATTGGTGCAAGCCTGCCTCATGAGTCCGTATTGGAACCAGTGAAACCACTTGTCTGGGCTTCGGTCAAAAATCAATTTTTCGCGGCAGTCCTAACACCAGATATTCCTGGCAACGGTATCTTTTCAAAGCCTGAGGATCTGAGTGCCACGATTAAAGATCCTGACCTGCAACAAGGACTAACTGGTAGCGTTGAATTCAACCTTGGCCAACTGGCCGTTGGAGGCGAACAGCTCCTAGGTATGCAATACTACGTTGGTCCAAAGGAATACCTTCGCCTCGCCGAGCTAGGTAAAAATCAGGACGAAGTCATGCAGTTCGGTTTCCTGAGTGGAATCAGTAAATTACTTCTCTTACTACTCATTTGGATTCACGACCTTGTCGTCAATATCTCACCCACCTGGGCCTGGGGCTGGGCTATCATTGTTGTCACTATAATCATCAAAGGCTGCCTCTGGCCATTGACGCGCGTTCAGGTTCGTTCCGCCAAACGCATGGCCAAGATCCAGAAGCCACTTGCTGAGTTACGTGAAAAGTACAAAGACGACCAGCAAATGATGATGCAAAAGCAAATGGCACTCTTTAAGGAGAACCGCATCAACCCTGCCGCCGGCTGCCTTCCGCTTCTTGTTCAGATGCCGATCTTCATTGGGCTGTTTTACATGCTCAGAACAGCATCCGAACTTCGTTTTGCCCCCTTCCTCTGGATTAACGACCTTGCTCTCCCCGATACAATTGCCCATGTAGCTGGCTTTCCAATCAACATCCTGCCGCTACTTATGACTGCGGCAATGGTTGTTCAGATGCGCATGACGCCGACGCCAACCACGGACAATTTCCAGCGCAAGGTCTTCCAGTTCATGCCTGTAATCTTCCTGGCCTTTTGTTACACCTTCCCTTCGGGTCTCGTGCTTTACTGGACTTGCCAAAATCTGATTTCCGTCCTCCAACAGTTTATTACAAACCGCAGTAAAGACGAAGAACCAGTAAAACTGAAACCTGGTGAGAAGCCCAAGGAGTCCTTCATGGAGCGCATGCAACGCAAAGCCCAGGAAGCCCAGAAAGCCCAGGCAGAGCAGCAACAAAAGCTGAAAGGCCGAGGGCCCAAAAACACAGCACCCACTAAAAAGCGCTCCAAAAAGAAGTAGCTCCTTCTGATTCCATTCTATATCTATCAGAAGTACAAACGCAGATTGCTAATCTGTGTCCACCATCGTAAAGTGGACCGATATTGTTGTGACATTATTCTCTATGTCGGCATTAATGATGCTATCAAAGGCTTGAATCCATCCAAAGAATGCATCGGAATGACCACTGCGTATTGATTTACCCAATTATGATGAAGCTACGTTTTGCTCTTATTACTGCAGCAATGACTGCATTATTTTTGACTGGTTGTTTTACATCTGAGGAAACAGCCACCGTCCCTCAACCTACCCTTTCAACAGAAGTAGCGACAGAAACATCAACGGAAGAGCTCCCGGAAAAAATTGAGCGCATGTCGACGATCACAGTATTGCCGGCAAAAGAAGCTCAAACTCCAGCACAAGGTGAATCCGTTATTCAAGTCAGAGCGGCCGAGACCGAACCAACAGTCGAGACAATAGAAGAAGTGTCAGTTATTGCCGTAGCCCCACCTAAACCGGAGCCAGTTGAAAAGCCAACACTGGCAAAAGTAACTGTTGCGCCTCCTAAGCAGGAAAAAGCCCCTAAAGCCATGGCTGCTGCCTCCAACTCGGTCGCAAAGCCAAGCAAACCTGCTATTCCAACTAAACCAAAAGAGGAATCAGTCAGCATTTCCATTGGCTCAAAGGTCAATATGAGCAGCTACTACGAGAAGCAACTCGCCCGCGACGATCTATCTCCTGAACTAAAGGCCTACTACTCCAGAAAACTAGCCGAAGCCAAGGCCGACGAGTAAGACTTGTTTGTAACCAACATGCTTGACCGCCTGAAGAGCAGATTTGCACTTCTAGGAATGTATGAGCATGAAGACTCCAGAGATCATCCAAGAGGCTCCTTAGGCTAAGTAGCATTATCTCCTGCCGTTCTTTCATCTGTTTTAAGATAAAAGAATCCAATTGAAATTTAGCGTAGAAGGCCACTGAAAGCGAAATTCTCGCTTATTTATGTCTATTTACATGTGAAAGCACTGAAAATACGCTTTTCCTTGAAATTTAAAGAACTATTGCCATGTTATTTTAACACTATTAATTGGGCTCAAATGAACCCTCTATCCTATTCCAATATAGCGACCTTTCTGAATTTCCGATGAGCTCATTTACCTCGACTATATTTAGTCAACTTTAACTCGTTCAATTGAAGAATATCAAGAAAACCATGTTATATCGCGAGGCACTTGGAGAATTCTTGATGTTAAAAATTCGAGATACGCTCGTCGCGATTCTAGTATCAACGAGTTTTGCTTACGGGGCACTAGTCGACAGCTTTACTGACACATTCACCGTGGGCGGTGCAAACGAAACAGGATTCTATACGCCGCTCAATGGCAACCCATCAAACATACAGACGTTTACTGTAACAAATGATGTTCCCGATGGTAGTTTTTTTGATGCCGCAAACGATGGGTTTGGCCATTTACATCGGACTGCAAATGCGAAAGCAACCATCGGCATGATTCGAGACCTCGGCGTGATTGAAGCGGAGGATGTTGGCAAAACGCTAATTGTGGATGCTGGCGCTCGCCATCGCAGTGGCCTGGTAAGCACTTGGGCGCTGAGCCTTGACGGTTTCAGCCTAGAAGGCGATGCGCAGATGAGCCTTTCCTCTTTTAGCAGCGGCAATATCAGCGGCAATAATGATGTGTTACTTTCTACTGTCGCTCTCGGTAATATATCTGATAATAATAATCGCAGCGAAAGTGGGCCACTAACCTATACTGTATTACCTGGAGATGTTGGTAAATCGGCAGGAATAAAATTCACGGTCTACGACAGTACCAATGACGGAACAGGTGAAGGGATTCGAGACCTCAGCGTTGACTTCATCAGCCTCCAAACAGTAGCTGCCAAATATGGAAACTATAAAAATTCCCGCATCGGAAATATCAACAATCAGACTCCAGATGCTTTACTCTTTTTTCCCTGGAGAGAATGGCTTTACGATTTTGATACAACAGAGCCTCTTGATGGAGTGACTCCAAATAATTCTAACATCGTGGGGAGCACAGACTATTACATGACTTCACCACAGTCATTGAAATGGACTTCCTCCGTTGGCTCTTTTCTTTCATTCGATGCTGGAGTGTCGCTGAGCTATGAATGGCGTGTTATTTACTACCTAACCTTGGGGTTATTCCAGGAAGACAGCCCAACTGGAAGTAACAAGCGAGCTTTTCAAATCGATTTGATCTCCGCTGACGGTGTCGTTCGTCAAACGCGCCAAATGTACCTTCATAAAAGCGGATGGAATATCCTGTGCTCTGAACTCGATGATCTACGTAATTACCCAGTCGATAAAGTCAGGATAACTCAAACAGCCGGCCAGCCTGGAGATGTGTTCCTGGATAACTTTATGATTTACGCATCTCAAAGGACCATCGTTGGAGTGGCAACAAGCGGGATCGAACGTGAAACCCAGTGGTTGGAAAATGCGGCTGATTACCCAGTGACTCCGCTAACCGAAGAAGAGAAAAATGCTTTTTCTACAATAGCTGAACGAGTCATTACATACCCGAAGAAAGTCTCCAACATATCCTCATCCAAAATGAACGAATTTCGCGCATTACATAGCTACTATAAGATTCAAACAAATGGTGATTACGCAAACGGTGTAAATCCTCTATACTATTATCGAGGTC
The Rubellicoccus peritrichatus DNA segment above includes these coding regions:
- the yidC gene encoding membrane protein insertase YidC, giving the protein MDKKNTIIGIILLGAAFAMLIWQGKTAQDAAQEYEQTRQAQETLADETGPQGPSQGLTTGSNGTAPAIPSANGEESDGIFSRAGQAAAEIAPTKQDAPEELYVLENDFVRVTFSSHGGSIKSVEFVHRMANGKLDYPATLDSDTPYMFNEGASLPALAISLDADRDGVPEEYAPAYHLEKQTDSTILFSLTTKEGGRIYRGYAIDKLNADGEYTFPDPYVILHETKFLNQTDAPLDLKRLWVNVGTAPATKGDTRNEFLNFGYYNGADSEFIKMTKFTGSSGFLGIGASLPHESVLEPVKPLVWASVKNQFFAAVLTPDIPGNGIFSKPEDLSATIKDPDLQQGLTGSVEFNLGQLAVGGEQLLGMQYYVGPKEYLRLAELGKNQDEVMQFGFLSGISKLLLLLLIWIHDLVVNISPTWAWGWAIIVVTIIIKGCLWPLTRVQVRSAKRMAKIQKPLAELREKYKDDQQMMMQKQMALFKENRINPAAGCLPLLVQMPIFIGLFYMLRTASELRFAPFLWINDLALPDTIAHVAGFPINILPLLMTAAMVVQMRMTPTPTTDNFQRKVFQFMPVIFLAFCYTFPSGLVLYWTCQNLISVLQQFITNRSKDEEPVKLKPGEKPKESFMERMQRKAQEAQKAQAEQQQKLKGRGPKNTAPTKKRSKKK
- the yidD gene encoding membrane protein insertion efficiency factor YidD; this encodes MKAKELPTKLAIALVRLYQVTISPLKRLFFGPNAGCRFYPTCSEYARQALVTHGLLKGGWMALKRILSCHPFHPGGLDPVPPKSASKCCNGDDKHTTQSEKVLFPCGSPKRG
- a CDS encoding DUF1801 domain-containing protein, giving the protein MYEPKTKQNDASVAQFLESVEDPEQRHDCEVLLLLMQELTGEEPKMWGKAIIGFGHYDYKTRSGCRGGWFLTGFSPRKKSLSIHIMTGFDDYGHLMEKMGKYKNGVSCLYVKRLSDVDLDVLKKLITLSVSEMRKRDHMAGC
- the rnpA gene encoding ribonuclease P protein component; protein product: MTKGGERFRPGQRLRKSAEFNRPRNLGFTADCAGFVCRILPPMDPEAPPVKRLGLIASRRVGNAVIRNRAKRLLREIFRKNQAALPEACDVIIVVRSSYARYDYHNLEARFLKACKRFAEQ
- the rpmH gene encoding 50S ribosomal protein L34; translation: MGPTYRPHRVKRVRKCGYRARIKTKGGRSVIAARRRKGRKRLTQV